The DNA segment tatcGCTACTGTATTCAGAGGTTTTTGGTAAAGATTCAAAAAATGTTGTCTGTCAGATTGTTGGCGATCCAATTGACAATGATGATATAGGGCGTGGGTTGCCAATCTGTTTCGTGACGTCGGTTCGAAAGGAGCGAAGATGATGGTTGATGCTTATATTTCCACCTTTGTGTATGTGGGAGTTGATCAACATTATGGTCGCGCTCGTCTACTCGCACCTTTTACGTTATTCCACAATGTAGCGCAACTTTTACAGTAACTCTAAGATGTGGAGCATCTCTGTTTTTCATcaataggtttattttttaaaatgtaaCAACAAGGTTATAATAGTTTCTTATATCTAATATAATCTTTTTTATTATGCACATTTTCTCCAACTTCGGATGGAGATTCTCGAATAGAATTCAGTAATTTAGGGTTCTTTTATCTTGTGTGGGTGTCTTTTAGTTTATGTTCACTTTATATCATGTCAGTGTGGGATGTGTTTGTTTATACGTGCacattgtaataattggttataTCTCGTTGTACAAAGACCGAAAtattattccattattaaaaaaatctaatataaTATTTTCCTAATCGCTCGAGCTATGTTTGATAAAGCAaatgaaaatagataaaataaaaaatagttatggATAGAAAAATTATACCTTTTATTCAAAAGATTTAAAAGCTAAGATTGGAATTAcgctatgataaaaaaaatcctaaaattaaatctaaatgTTTAAAAACTCAAATTTTGGCTAGGAATCCAACAAGCAGACGATAGAGCTAGGATGGAGTCTTTCCTGAAAATCTTGCAAAATTTTTCACACGCAACATCCAAATTAACCATGGTGGTCCAATCCAAAGTTACCGGTGCTGctattgattaaaaaaaaaaaactactacgaTAGATACTATTGCCTTGcgttggaaatccgtggattttGCAGAGTTATGAGCAGGCAGGGACCCGGTCCCTGCATCTGCGTGTACTCCCCACTCCAGGAGGCCCCTTCTGCGAGCGAGAAGATCTAGCAGTGTGTGTGGGGGACTCGTGGGTTTTCTCAATACTCAACAAACCGTACGTACTCTCTGATCCCCGGCTGCCACTTCTTAtcaaaatactccatccgtttcaaaatgtttgacaccgttaattttttagcatatctttgaccgttcgtcttattaaaaaaatttatgaaatatgtaaaactatatgtgtacatgaaagtatatttaacaatgaatcaaatgatatgaaaagaataaataattacttaaattttttaataagacgaatggtcaaacacgtactaaaaagtcaatggtgtcaaacattttaaaacggaggaagtaatatgaTACTTTGATTTTTCACACAATATTTGagcatttattttatttaaaagtttagaATAATTATGTAAAAGTATATggtaagattatattttatttgatggtaaaataagttataacaaaataaataatatttatttatttgtaaaataaactgAATTGTCAAACGTTATATAAAAAGTTACAGTGTTCTacattttgaaatatatatagagagagaggagatttgCTGGCGGCTGATCATGTGACGAAAGGCAAGAAAAGGGAAGGCATCACGTGATATGGTTTACAGCTAGCTATCGAAATCATTTAGGAGGACAACAGTAAAAGGGCTACACTCCATGGCATGGCTAAGGCCGGTGActgtagggatgaaaacggataaAAAGGAACGAAAACTAGCtcaattatatttttctaaatcaaAATAATAACCTTGAATATGAAAATGGAATTGAATATTATCTAATATAGATACGAGACGGATACGATAATGGATATttgctaaaaataattaaaaaaactctCAAATCGAGCTTCTTGAATCAAGGAAGAGTTATGGcttcttatttttcttaaataatacgtcaatatttctaaattttatattatcAATTTTTATAGGTGGTTTCAGAACTAtttgcgaaaattgattttcatagTCTTCATAGTCAGCCATTCGtgtgaaaatgattttttttttcttaacaaagGCTGCTGAGCTCGAACAAtggtaaaacttttttttttctcggtgaGAGATGCTCAATGCGGTGAGACGGAAATGGGCTAAACAACgctgaaaatttcaaaaataaaaaaaatgacggTGAGGTTGTCTGGATGAGTATGCTCAGTAGGGTCTGTTTGTTCTAGTTCTAGCTCCAGCTCTATCTGAAATGAAAGTGGAGCCGGATAAAACGttcttataaaataaaatagagagGTGGAGTGGGTTTAAACAGCTAGACAACTGCACTCCAGAGTAACTCAACTCTACCAAACATGCCCATAATAATACTCTTGCTTGGATCATTGATGTGTGAATCACGATAGACCCACATATTAACCGCTTAAAATAAGAAAACACTACTGAAGAGGATCTTGGCCTTGTTTGGTTCTTTAGCCCTTTGGCTAATTTGAGGGCTAAAGTTTACTCCTTCATTTAGCCCTTTAAACTTTAGCCAatgcctaattaatccatgattagtctatgtgatgTTACATTAAATATTATCTAATTATAGAtaaattaggtttaaaaaagttgtatcgcgaattagctctcatgtatgtaattagttttataaacagtctatgtttaatactctaaattagtttctaacatccgatgtgacagggactaaagtttagtccctgatCCAAATACCTCTTGGAGGGGCTAATGATTGGGGAGGGTTAATTCACTTTAGTCTAAAATTAGCTCACATGTTTGGATTTCTAGGGGCTAATTCTGGTAAAAAGCTAGGGGTCTAATacttaggggttgtttggttggttgccacaCTTTGCCGCGCCACACTTTAGTCACGCCACAGTTTTTtaggcatgtgtttggtttgttgTCGCAATTGTATTATACcacattttcttaattttgaaacCTATATGTCATGCTCTCAAATTTAAAGCTAAATATGCCACACTTGTAGCCAATTATTTCTAAGCTATATTTATACCATCATGCTATAACTAGCCTAAATTTAGCTACGGCAAGATTAGACATCAACCAAACATCCAACGTCCCCTTAGCCTATAGAACCAAATAGCGCCCTTGTTTCACAGatgggctcgccggcgccggatggATGCGTCATGGGTGCGTAGCCTCGAGATGAGACGAGAGGAAGAAAGTGGCCATTGTTCGTGCGAATCTGCACGCGGATAGCGGAAGTGGTGGCCATCAACTGTGTAAACTACTATTCCTACGTGTACGCAGTCCAGCTGGTGTAGTGAAAGCCGTGCGTTTTTCACCATTTTTTACATTCCCAGCGGATGACGGCCAGGTGTGCCTGTCCATACCTGTTTGTATGCTAGGCAGAGCAGGATATTCctagtataaaaaaaaagaggaacaaAAAAGCACTCACGAAGTCACGAgtcacgacgacgacgacgacgagtcaGCTACATACACGAACTAGTACCAATTAACTGTAGAATTACAGAAGCCAGCGAGAATAATACTACAGCATGTCTGTATGTGTCATCTCTCTCCAATTCTCACGCATCGGGCATGTAAAGAAACAGTGAGAAAGCGACCAAACAAAGGAACTTAGGCTCTCATCTTTTGGCCCAAACAGCATATGCTAAAtgacaaattttaaattatgtttttcagtttttttttcatcatagtttctCTTACAACATTATCATTTAAGTCgtaaaaaacataaattataaaagttttaatcaTAAATTTAAATAAGGCTGTTACAATATACTCCCTTCCGTCCAATAAATTaatcttatataaaaaataaggtAGCGATCGAGCAATCAAACAGCCGGGCCATCTGGAGGATTTGATGGAGCACACATCCCACATGGCGACCGGGCGCACCGCTCGCAAACCGCGTGTGGCTGCCGACTTATGCGACAGAGATGACATATGCTGCGCGTGTCTCCAGCAGCAGTCCATGTGAATATAATTGTGATGGCACTCCTCTCAAATTGTTGAGAAGGGATTAAGGAATTGATGAAGAGGCTTTTCCCCCCATCTGTCTCTTCTATTGAAAAAACTAGGTAAAATCCCACGCATTGCTGCGGCAATTTAGTATagagatatatattgaaacattatgtaaattatgttggatgataatttaacatgtttgtgtttgaaaagctcttaaattataaactataaagatatagcatgtttgcatgatgtttaaatgtgatgattgttagtggatgatgatgtggcatcttgttaattagtgaatgatgacgtggcatctttgcatgaagatatatattgaaacgttatgtgaattatgttggatgataatttaatatgtttgtatttgaaaagctcttaaattataaaaactataaagatatagtatgtttgtatgatgtttaaatgtgatgattgttagtggatgatgatgtgacatcttgttaattagtggatgatgatgtgacatcttgttagtggatgatgatgtagcatttttacatgttaagcttaaaaagttagtgggggataactttacaGTTAGATAGGATGACAggatgttttaaaaaaagaaaggaaaaaagatcaAGTTTTGCTAAAAATATGGCATCACATTTTTTACTTGATTTCAGCCATTTTACCTATGCATACATATGTAAGTATGTTTATATCACTTCTATGTAAGTAgatgataaattaattttaatccCAATTCTCTTATATAGTGTGTATTAGAAAATTATATTGCAATcattaataaaaattatagtGTGATTATATTGTgagttttgaaatttatagtGTAGACTTAGGTAATTTTAGTGTAAAGATGATTTTGACACGTTTTTAAATATGGCGTGATAATTATATATGGTCCACAAGAAAAACTAGCACCGGGTTTGGAAGATTGGTATTTCTACAAACccctaaaatctataaacaatTCTATCAATTTTTTCATGAGGCTTAAAAAAGAATTCCTAACTTGTGAAGTGCATGTAACTTAATTGGTTAGATTTCTTATGGTGAAATCAATGTTTAATTCCTAAACTTAATCAATGTGTTTGtatttatgattaattaatttttattgaTAGACAACGTATCCCTTGATAACGAAAAACCTATGATAACTTTATCAATATCAAGATACATCGGTCCTGTGTCAATGTTTATGAGCGATTTTTAAAAGGTTATCCTAACTGGTCCACCAATCCGAACCCGACGGTGTGCTAGTGTGCTACcaacattttgattttttaaggcTTCAACTCGTCCAGATCGATCAAAGCCCAATAACTATATCAGCCCTGCGGATGTAAAGCCCGAAAACCTCTGGAGATAACCCACCAGAttccaacaaaaaaacaaaaattccGGCCCACCCAATTAAAAAATACTCAGCCAGTTTCCCGTTTCCAACATAAGCCCAGCCCAACCTCAAAGCCCAACAAGGCCTACTCGCACGTCGTCACTCCGTCCATCTCATCTCGCCTTCTTCTCCCCCATCTcttccgcggccgccgcggcgaaccctagccgccgactcccccaccgtcgccgccgccggtgatctcGCCGCCTCGACCATCCGCCCGCGAAATCCGGTTCGTGTTCCCTCCTCCCCACGGCTTGCCAGCCTGTTTGACATCTGGATCCTCGATTCCAACGATCTCCGCGTGTTCTTGGCAGgcagagagggggaggaaaaaTCATGGATCCCAAGAAGGAgaatcccggcggcggcggaggcggtggtccggcgccgccgcggccggactGCGTGAAGTGCTTCGACGCGCTGTGGTTCTGCTACTCGCCGTACTACCAGCTGCAGAACTACTACCGGCACGGCGAGTTCGACAACTGCTTCGGCAAGTGGGGGGACCTCGTCGACTGCCTCTGGCTCAAGAcgaggcgcgcggcggaggcggaggagatcCTCGCCGCCAGGGAGAAGGCCCGGCCGCACATCTGGACCTACCGCACCGTCGACGAGGCCTCCGACAACTGGCTGCGGATGTACGGCCACCtcgtcggcctcggcggcgaggacggcggcggcggcctcgtcagGGTGATCacgccgccctccgccaccgccgtcccgcGGCCTGCGACGTTTCccggccttgccgccgccgctaccgccgccgtgccgcggcctccgccgttTACCGGCGCTGGcgctgcgccgtcgccgccgaacTCCGGTGGTTCGTGAGTGTGTAGAGCGAACATTTTGTTTGTCACATATGCTGCAGCGGAGTGATGTGATTTTGGCActgaattttgttcaaatttcaacGGGATTTACAATGAGGAAAATAATGGATTGTATCGTGATTAGAAATCGAATCGAACAGCAACTGAAGCAAAAAAAGCAGTTTTTCCAATCTTATGCCCCTGTATTTTCCATCAAATTGgagggaaatttaactatttgccactcttatgatatggcaattaacgatttgccacaccgtgtctatgacatgtgggccctcatatGTCTATAACATATGGGTCTACTGGCAAATTGTTGTTAAGCACTACTCGTAACTTGTAAGAGTAacactcgtaagagtggcaaatagttaaaagcccccaAATTGGAAGGTGTAACATTACATTAACATGTGTGCGCTCTTGCTCACTTTTGAATTTGAGGGGGATTGCCCTGCTGCTATAAATTCGTTTCAATTTAAGAACTACTTGATCATAACACCTGATTGCTGACACACCATAACACCGATGCATGCTTGTATTGTGTTGAACtattcagaaatcagaactcGATATTGCAATTGCGTCATTGAAGGAGTCATGTTTGAATCATCATGGAAATCAAACCAGCCAACAGAGTATATTAACCAAACTCTTATTAGTTCAATCATTCAGATCAAGCTAAGCTAACCTGGATGAAATGACTGACTGCTCCAATTTGTAAACCAATGCGAAGGACTAAATGAATGAATGAACTGATCCTGCTCCCTGTTATGCATTTTATCTACTACTCCAACCTCGGAATTTCAGTGTATCAACCGAGAGAAAACCATCAACTTCTAGGCTAGATGTATCCTGAACTTGAATGTTCGAACTCTCAACTTCCCAAACTATAGTGAGCACTACTCCTATGTTATGCGTTTTCAAATATACATTAGCCAAAATGTATAGACAATTTATACACTGTTAGATCTTGTCAGCACCCCCTTTTTCCGGCTAAACCCTATTACATGTGGATTATAATTACAGGTCCACCTGTTCTTCTGCTATAACACTTCAACAAACTACTATCAACGGGTGGTAGATGTCATCCTACAGGAGAAGACATAACTTAGAGAAAAATTATTCATCATTTGGTGTATTATCCGGCGCCACATTTTCTTGCTCAGTCACAGCGCCGTTGTCTTGCTCAGTAGGTGTACCATTGTCTTGGTTAGAAGTTCTAACTTTGCGCATATACGACTCTGCAAATTCCAACATCTCCTGGACTTCCTTCTTGTACTGCAAGATTTTAAAAGAGAGAATTGTTTTGAAATATGCAGAAATCACATCACTGTTCAGGGCATCCATAATTCACATTTTGGCCTGAAAGACCTAGGTAACTGCAACATCCTATGCTAAGGGTAAGCCAGTAAAAAGCTACTATTACATAAGTTTACTAGCAAATGCTATCGCCATGATTTAATGAGGATCTGTATTCAAACACCGGATAGATGAAGCTCATTTGTATTCTCAATATGCAAACCggtgcaaatatttttttttacaattccGGTGAAAATATTCATCCGTAGCAGGCCAGCTAATAACAGATGACCACAAAATCTATTTTAGATCAACTTTTTTGGGTGCCTATTTATGGATCTGATCATGTCTAAACTGGTGTTTCTGGGCCCATGACTACTGTCTGCCTGTCTGGCCATCTGTTATGTGAGCTACTATCTCCGTACCAAAAGACTTCatttctagctatgaatctagacaacttGTCCAGAttattcatagctaaaaatgagTTGTCCAGATTAATAGCTAAAAATGAAGTCTTTTTAGACGGATGTAGTATTCTATAGTACATACCTTGCTGCATTTATTTTAATACTAATATTTCACATTTTTACTACAGTGAGCTTATTGACAAACTCATCAACAGATAGTTGATGCAGGAACTCAGTAATAATAGAGAAGAGCATACCTCGTCCACAGCACCACTCTTTATCTTCGACTGCATTATGCACCATTTCTTGAAATGTGCACCTGAAATGGCAAAAACGATCATTGCATTAGTAATAATAAAATCATAATACATCATAAGGAGCATAAGTTATAACAACTGTAATGGGATAAAAGAAATGCACCAACCAGCACTAATGTTAAGACTGCATGAGTCAGAACTGGTAGTCTTCACAGACCATCTACAGTGTACCTGAAAAGCAGCACGATAGTCGATTATAGTAATGTATCAGTAAATTTACGATAGGCATCATGTTTGAAGAGGTGTCAGCAATATTGCCATTTGATTAACAAAACCACATATATTCCATAACAACTATGCCAACAACAACAAGTACCTCAAAGAAGGAACCAAATGGAACATCATGTACTTGCTGTACAGTTTCAAATACCTATAAGTAAACAGCAAAAGTTAGTACTACTTATGATATAAAGTATAGATAATATATAGGAATTGCTGTGCTTCATGAACTATTATATCAAGCCATATAGGAACGTTCAGCTGCACATTAGAAACGTACCAGATCTGTTTTGTCAGCTGAAAGAACCATATGTTGCCACTCTGTCATTGCTGAATATGGGGGGCACATTGGACTATGGCATATTGATTTGCAATTAAGTTCCCTCACCTGACCATCATACTCATCAGCGTGGTGCCATTGACCTAACTGCAGAATGAAACCATTTTTAGTAGGCTATAATGCCAAGAGAACCCACAGTCCCTCAGGCTGCTGAGTGCTGTTAAAGCAAAAGATAGAT comes from the Oryza glaberrima chromosome 9, OglaRS2, whole genome shotgun sequence genome and includes:
- the LOC127784780 gene encoding uncharacterized protein LOC127784780, which codes for MDPKKENPGGGGGGGPAPPRPDCVKCFDALWFCYSPYYQLQNYYRHGEFDNCFGKWGDLVDCLWLKTRRAAEAEEILAAREKARPHIWTYRTVDEASDNWLRMYGHLVGLGGEDGGGGLVRVITPPSATAVPRPATFPGLAAAATAAVPRPPPFTGAGAAPSPPNSGGS